The Sinorhizobium alkalisoli genomic interval GCGACGCCTCATTCCGATCCTGATCCTGGTGCTTGCCGTGCTCGGCTGCATCTATGGCGGCATCGCAACGCCGACGGAGGCCGCCGCCATCGGCGTGACCGGCGCGCTCGCTCTGGCGCTGGTCGGCGGGGGCCTCGACCGGCATACCTTCTGGACGAGCGTGGTCAGCGCGACGCGCACCAGTGCGATGATCGGCCTCATCCTGTCAGGCGCCGCCTTCCTGTCGACCGCCATGGGATTCACCGGCCTGCCGGAGCAGTTCGCCGACTGGATCGTCTCCATGCAATTGCCGCAGCCCGCGCTCATCGCTGCGCTGGTATGCATTTTTCTGGTCATGGGCTGCTTCATCGACGGGATCTCGATGATCCTGCTGACGACATCCGTGCTGCTTCCGGCCGTCGAGGGTTCGGGCATCGATCTTCTCTGGTTCGGCATCTTCGTCGTCCTGCTCGTCGAGATCGCGCAGATCACGCCGCCCGTCGGTTTCAACCTCTACGTCCTGCAATCCTTGGCAAACCGCAGCATCGGCTATATTGCCCTTGCGGCGCTTCCGTTTTTTGCGGGGCTGCTGGCCCTGATCATGTTCATAACCGCGGTGCCCGACCTCGTTCTGTGGTTGCCCGGCCAGATGCTTGGACAGAATTGATGAGTGAAGAAAGAGCTGAAATCGGACCGATCGTTTCCTCCGGCCATCTGGCAAGAGGCGCTTTGCCGGCGCTCTCAGAAGTCGAATTCGGCATCATCATGCTGAGCCACGCCTTCGACCGTTGGATGGTGCGCTGCATGGCGGCGGCTGGAGTGGCCGATCTTTCGCCGCTGGACGTGCTCGTCCTGCACAACATCAACCACCGCAACAAGGGCAAGACGCTGGCGGATATCTGTCTCGTGCTCAACATCGAGGACACGCACACCGTCGCCTACGCGCTCAAGAAACTGGAGCGGCTGTCACTCATCGAAAGCGGGCGGCGCGGCAAGGAAAAGCTGGCTCTCATCACAGCAAAGGGCCGCGAAGTCTGCGAGCGCTATGCGGCGATCCGCGAGGAGCTTCTCGTCAAGTCCCTGCTGGCGACCGACGTTTCGAGCGAGACCCTGTCGACGGTCGCAGCTCGCGTCCGGGCCCTATCCGGTCACTACGACCAGGCGTCGCGATCGGCGGCATCCTTGTGAACGGCCCCGGGCTTCTCAGGTCGCCGCAGCGATGAAAGAATATAGGCACGGGGCGGCTTTTGGCCGCCCCGTTCGCGTTTTTCCCGATAGAAACGATGCCGCTCAGCCGTTGAGCCCGCTGCCCCATGGCCCGTGATGGCTGTCGGCGCCGTCGACGCGGTCGAAGCCGTGGGCACCGAAGAAATCGCGCTGTGCCTGGATCACGTTCGCCGTGCCGCGGCCGCGGCGATAGCTGTCGAAATAGCCGAGCGCCGAGGCGAGCGCCGGCACCGGTAGGCCGCCGAGCACCGCCGCCGAGACGATGCGGCGCAGCGCCCCGTCGGTTTCCTTGACCAACGCCGCGAAGGCCGGCGTGACGATCAGGTTGGCGGCATCCGGCGCCTTGGTGAAGGCCGAAGTGATCTCGTCGAGAAACTGCGAGCGGATGATGCAGCCGGCGCGCCAGATCCGGGCGATCGTCGGCATCGGCAGGCTCCAGCCGAATTCCTTCGAGGCGGCCGACATCACGGCA includes:
- a CDS encoding winged helix DNA-binding protein: MSEERAEIGPIVSSGHLARGALPALSEVEFGIIMLSHAFDRWMVRCMAAAGVADLSPLDVLVLHNINHRNKGKTLADICLVLNIEDTHTVAYALKKLERLSLIESGRRGKEKLALITAKGREVCERYAAIREELLVKSLLATDVSSETLSTVAARVRALSGHYDQASRSAASL